Part of the Kushneria marisflavi genome, AAAGAATCCACGCGGCCTGCCGGCCAAATGGAAATATCTATGGCAGTCGGTGATCGGCCTTGCCGTGGCCGTGGCGCTCTATGCGACGTCGGCCTCTCCGGTCGAAACCAGCCTGATCGTGCCGTTTTTCAAAAGCATCGTGATTCAGCTGGGACCCTTTTTCATCCTGCTGACCTATCTGGTGATCGTGGGCAGCTCCAACGCCGTTAACCTGACGGATGGTCTGGACGGGCTGGCGATCATGCCGACCGTGCTGGTTGCCATGGGGCTGGGTGTTTTTGCCTACGCCAGCGGCAACGCCATGTTTGCCGAGTATCTGCACATTCCTTCGGTGCCCGGTGCCGGCGAGATGGCCGTTTTCTGTGGCACCATCATCGGTGCGGGGCTGGGCTTTCTCTGGTTTAACACCTATCCGGCTCAGGTATTCATGGGCGATGTTGGTGCGCTGGCACTGGGCGCTGCTCTGGGGATGGTGGCGGTCGCCGTGCGACAGGAGATCGTGCTGTTCATCATGGGCGGGGTCTTTGTCATGGAGACCGTCTCGGTCATTGTACAGGTAACCTCGTTCAAGCTGACCGGCCGACGTGTGTTTCGCATGGCGCCGCTTCATCACCACTTTGAGTTGAAGGGCTGGCCTGAACCGCGTGTCATCATCCGTTTCTGGATCATTACCGTGGTGCTGGTCCTGTTGGGTCTGGCCACTCTGAAAATTCGCTGATATGGCGACTTCCTCATGCTGATCGAGTCGCATCATAGTGTTGTTGTCGGGCTTGGCCGCTCGGGACTGGCCATCGCCGAGCATCTGATTCGCCGGGGCGAGCCCTTTGTCATGGCCGATACTCGCGCACAACCGGCAGGGCTTGCCGAGTTTCAGCGTCTTTATCCCGACGTCGCGGTGCACTGCGGTGATCTGAGTGCACTGGCACTTGAGCGGGCGGGCAGAATTATCCTGAGTCCCGGTGTCGATGTCCGCACGCCCGGCCTGCCGCGCTCCGGTCCGGAGGTTGTGGGTGAAACCGCACTTTTCGTTGAGGCGCTGAACGAGCGGGACCAGCGTCCCATGCTGATTGCCATTACCGGTTCCAACGCCAAATCGACGGTGACGACACTGGTTGGGGATATGGCCCATGCCTGCGGCATCGATGTGGCCGTGGGCGGTAATCTGGGGACGCCGGCGCTGACCCTTCTGGCGCAGCGGCCTGAGGCGGCATGCTTCGTGCTGGAGCTTTCGTCCTTTCAGTTGGAAACCACGCCGCAGCTGAATGCCGATGTGGCCGTATATCTTAACCTCAGCAGTGACCATCTGGACCGGCATGACGGCATGGCCGGTTACGGGCGCGCCAAGCAGCAGATCTTCAACGGGGCCGGTGTCGCCATCATCAACCGTGATGATCCTGCCACCATGCCATGCGATGCGGCTCGTGTGGTGCGTACGCGCTCCTTTGGCAGTGACCATCCCATTAGCAGCCACGACTGGGGGCTTGACTCGTGCGGTGACGAGGTCTGGCTCATGCAGGGCGAACAGACAGTCATGGCGGCACGCGATGTCATGATGCCGGGTCAGCATAACCTTCTTAACGTACTGGCAGCGCTGGCGGTGGGGCACGAGTCCGGCTGGCCACGTGAGCGTCTGATCGAGACCGTGACGCACTTTGCAGGCCTGCCGCAT contains:
- the mraY gene encoding phospho-N-acetylmuramoyl-pentapeptide-transferase, which codes for MLLFLAELLSSFQTSFSVFGYLTLRMILATLTALLLSLMIGPWVIRRLVAGQIGQAIRDDGPQSHLSKAGTPTMGGVMILLSIAISTLLWADLGNHYVWLILLVTLGFGAIGWVDDYRKVVEKNPRGLPAKWKYLWQSVIGLAVAVALYATSASPVETSLIVPFFKSIVIQLGPFFILLTYLVIVGSSNAVNLTDGLDGLAIMPTVLVAMGLGVFAYASGNAMFAEYLHIPSVPGAGEMAVFCGTIIGAGLGFLWFNTYPAQVFMGDVGALALGAALGMVAVAVRQEIVLFIMGGVFVMETVSVIVQVTSFKLTGRRVFRMAPLHHHFELKGWPEPRVIIRFWIITVVLVLLGLATLKIR
- the murD gene encoding UDP-N-acetylmuramoyl-L-alanine--D-glutamate ligase, which produces MLIESHHSVVVGLGRSGLAIAEHLIRRGEPFVMADTRAQPAGLAEFQRLYPDVAVHCGDLSALALERAGRIILSPGVDVRTPGLPRSGPEVVGETALFVEALNERDQRPMLIAITGSNAKSTVTTLVGDMAHACGIDVAVGGNLGTPALTLLAQRPEAACFVLELSSFQLETTPQLNADVAVYLNLSSDHLDRHDGMAGYGRAKQQIFNGAGVAIINRDDPATMPCDAARVVRTRSFGSDHPISSHDWGLDSCGDEVWLMQGEQTVMAARDVMMPGQHNLLNVLAALAVGHESGWPRERLIETVTHFAGLPHRAQRVADINGVTWINDSKGTNVGATLAAIEGIGMTLSGRLVLLAGGVGKGADFAPLAEPLSRYARTVVVYGRDRAQLAHVLEASVTVVVVDTLEQAMQHAMGVAQPGDAVLLSPACASLDQFDNFEARGDLFCAWLKQWQPHS